One window of the Candidatus Margulisiibacteriota bacterium genome contains the following:
- a CDS encoding desulfoferrodoxin FeS4 iron-binding domain-containing protein translates to MTNVKKIGEVYKCDICGNVVEVKKVGGGELVCCGKPMNKQ, encoded by the coding sequence ATGACAAATGTTAAAAAAATAGGTGAAGTTTACAAGTGTGATATTTGCGGAAATGTCGTTGAAGTTAAAAAAGTTGGTGGCGGCGAATTAGTTTGCTGTGGCAAACCGATGAACAAACAATAA